From a single Kitasatospora azatica KCTC 9699 genomic region:
- a CDS encoding polysaccharide deacetylase family protein, which yields MDALSRRTLLAAGAATAATVAAGCAPRPDAAAKADAAAPVPAASPTAASPAAPATPAKPPATLIGDGSTSDTGPQPNQPQPEPLELGQRPPQFVVFSWDGAGELDNRLFSRFRQLAADHNASMTFFLSGIYTLPESKKQLYHPPQHHIGASDIGYLADQHIHDTITQIGAAWLDGHEIGTHFNGHFCGANGGGRWSPEDWDSEIQQAMDFVMNWRTNTGFTDLPPLPFDYRKELIGARTPCLEGQRGLLPTAVARGWKYDSSGPGGLQVWPQKIAGGALWDMPLQSIPFPGHSFQVLSMDYNIMYNQSGDNTKGNPVMHGAWQKQARDAYLAGFDRAYSTNRAPMYIGNHFEQWNNGIYMNAVEEVLKTIADKPEVRLVSFRQLVQWLEAQDPAVLRKLQSLGPGESPSSGWSGFLGGAR from the coding sequence ATGGACGCACTGTCCCGCCGCACCCTGCTCGCGGCCGGCGCCGCCACCGCCGCCACGGTGGCCGCCGGCTGCGCCCCCCGTCCCGACGCCGCCGCCAAGGCCGACGCGGCCGCCCCGGTCCCCGCGGCGAGCCCGACCGCCGCCTCCCCGGCCGCCCCGGCCACCCCCGCCAAGCCCCCCGCCACCCTGATCGGCGACGGCTCCACCTCCGACACCGGCCCGCAGCCCAACCAGCCGCAGCCGGAGCCGCTCGAACTCGGCCAGCGGCCGCCGCAGTTCGTGGTCTTCTCGTGGGACGGCGCGGGCGAGCTGGACAACCGGCTGTTCTCCCGGTTCCGCCAACTCGCCGCCGACCACAACGCCTCGATGACCTTCTTCCTCAGCGGGATCTACACCCTGCCCGAGTCCAAGAAGCAGCTCTACCACCCACCGCAGCACCACATCGGCGCCTCCGACATCGGCTACCTGGCCGACCAGCACATCCACGACACGATCACCCAGATCGGCGCCGCCTGGCTGGACGGCCACGAGATCGGCACCCACTTCAACGGCCACTTCTGCGGCGCCAACGGCGGCGGCCGCTGGTCCCCCGAGGACTGGGACAGCGAGATCCAGCAGGCGATGGACTTCGTGATGAACTGGCGCACCAACACCGGCTTCACCGACCTGCCGCCGCTGCCCTTCGACTACCGCAAGGAGCTGATCGGCGCCCGCACCCCCTGCCTGGAGGGTCAGCGCGGGCTGCTGCCGACGGCGGTCGCGCGCGGCTGGAAGTACGACAGCAGCGGGCCCGGCGGGCTGCAGGTCTGGCCACAGAAGATCGCCGGCGGCGCGCTGTGGGACATGCCGCTGCAGTCCATCCCGTTCCCCGGGCACTCCTTCCAGGTGCTCTCGATGGACTACAACATCATGTACAACCAGTCCGGCGACAACACCAAGGGCAACCCCGTGATGCACGGCGCCTGGCAGAAGCAGGCCAGGGACGCCTACCTGGCCGGCTTCGACCGCGCCTACTCCACCAACCGCGCGCCGATGTACATCGGCAACCACTTCGAGCAGTGGAACAACGGCATCTACATGAACGCGGTGGAGGAGGTGCTCAAGACCATCGCCGACAAGCCCGAGGTCCGGCTGGTCTCGTTCCGCCAGCTGGTGCAGTGGCTGGAGGCGCAGGACCCGGCGGTGCTGCGCAAGCTACAGTCGCTGGGGCCCGGCGAGAGCCCCTCGAGCGGCTGGTCGGGCTTCCTCGGCGGCGCTCGCTAG
- a CDS encoding phosphatidylglycerol lysyltransferase domain-containing protein, translating into MWQSVLDAYHSRIVEPGRQPLFLLLLGLISAFLFIRFSTRMIRRGTSWWPGNVTPGGLHIHHVVFGQALMLVAGVGGFTVHGLTSHTREALALAFGVGCGLVLDEFALVLHLEDVYWKEQGRTSVDAVILAVALIALLLLGQLPLGGFSGPLSVGQLVVAGVLLVLVVISLLKGKLWTGLIGVMIPLLAVVGAIRLARPGSPWARWRYRSRPRRMARAERREARVHRRVLAFKTGAYNLLAGAPDVSAEPVPVPAAEPALAASPVAVPAQPPRPLPRWRQRCAGFAQWYLRIAAALNLLAGLIAPFRERVQQANSGDFFTPVLVTAGFTAALFAALLAVMLRRRKRAAWIVTTAVVTLYTVLFGLALVVLPEDREHPFNWVSATLTVLLLGALAASRPAFHVRGARGNTVLGLSVLVVGGALVTSLGAVLIHASDMAPQADWDSSFGYAAIRLFTVSGFGELVPEVTVGRWADLVINVLGAALFLLVVRVFFRSPRGRVQLEPEDESRLRALLEQHGARDSLGYFALRRDKSVCWSPSGKAAVLYRVVNGVALASGDPIGDPEAWPQAIDRWRETSRAHAWVPAVTGAGEQAGNAYRRTGLKALEFGDEAIVEVAEFSLEGRSMRTLRQAHNRVRKAGYRAVIRRHRDIPEDELADLVHLADAWRHGRTERGFTMALGRLGDPADGDCLMAECRDENDRTCALLSFVPWGAHGLSLDLMRRDRESENGLVEFLVTELLLRAEAGELEVTRVSLNFAMFRYVFEAGAKLGAGPVLRLCRAVLKFLSRWWQLESLYRANAKYQPVWEPRFLLYEKPSELPVIAIANGLAEGFLVRPRLPSVPSLRRGGAQSGGSATDVPARASGLAERVE; encoded by the coding sequence ATGTGGCAGTCGGTGCTGGACGCCTACCACTCCCGCATCGTGGAACCCGGACGCCAGCCGCTCTTCCTCCTGCTGCTCGGGCTGATCTCCGCCTTCCTGTTCATCCGGTTCAGTACCCGGATGATCCGCCGCGGCACCTCCTGGTGGCCCGGCAACGTCACCCCGGGCGGGCTGCACATCCACCACGTGGTCTTCGGCCAGGCCCTGATGCTGGTGGCCGGCGTCGGCGGATTCACCGTGCACGGCCTCACCAGCCACACCCGCGAGGCGCTGGCGCTGGCCTTCGGGGTCGGCTGCGGACTGGTGCTGGACGAGTTCGCGCTGGTGCTGCACCTGGAGGACGTCTACTGGAAGGAGCAGGGCCGCACCTCGGTGGACGCGGTGATCCTGGCCGTCGCGCTGATCGCCCTGCTGCTGCTCGGCCAGCTGCCGTTGGGCGGCTTCAGCGGCCCGCTGTCGGTCGGTCAGCTGGTGGTGGCCGGCGTGCTGCTGGTCCTGGTGGTGATCAGCCTGCTCAAAGGCAAGCTGTGGACCGGCCTGATCGGCGTGATGATCCCGCTGCTCGCGGTGGTCGGCGCGATCCGGCTGGCCCGGCCCGGCAGCCCGTGGGCCCGCTGGCGCTACCGCAGCCGGCCGCGGCGGATGGCCCGGGCCGAGCGGCGCGAGGCACGGGTGCACCGGCGGGTGCTGGCCTTCAAGACCGGCGCCTACAACCTGCTGGCCGGCGCGCCGGACGTCAGCGCGGAGCCGGTCCCGGTGCCGGCCGCCGAGCCGGCCCTGGCGGCCTCCCCGGTGGCCGTCCCGGCGCAGCCGCCCCGACCGCTGCCGCGCTGGCGGCAGCGGTGCGCCGGCTTCGCCCAGTGGTACCTGCGGATCGCCGCCGCACTCAACCTGCTGGCCGGCCTGATCGCCCCGTTCCGCGAGCGGGTCCAGCAGGCCAACAGCGGCGACTTCTTCACCCCCGTCCTGGTGACCGCCGGCTTCACCGCCGCGCTCTTCGCCGCCCTGCTCGCGGTGATGCTGCGGCGCCGCAAGCGGGCCGCCTGGATCGTCACGACCGCGGTGGTCACCCTCTACACGGTGCTCTTCGGGCTCGCCCTGGTGGTCCTTCCGGAGGATCGCGAGCATCCGTTCAACTGGGTCTCGGCCACCCTCACCGTGCTGCTGCTGGGCGCGTTGGCGGCGAGCCGGCCGGCCTTCCACGTCCGGGGCGCGCGCGGCAACACCGTGCTCGGCCTCTCGGTGCTGGTGGTCGGCGGCGCGCTGGTCACCTCGCTCGGCGCCGTGCTGATCCACGCGAGCGACATGGCGCCGCAGGCCGACTGGGACTCCAGCTTCGGCTATGCCGCGATCCGGCTCTTCACCGTCTCCGGCTTCGGCGAGCTGGTGCCGGAGGTCACCGTGGGCCGCTGGGCCGACCTGGTGATCAACGTGCTCGGCGCCGCGCTCTTCCTCCTGGTGGTGCGGGTCTTCTTCCGCTCCCCGCGCGGCCGGGTCCAGCTCGAGCCCGAGGACGAGAGCCGGCTGCGCGCCCTGCTGGAGCAGCACGGCGCCCGCGACTCGCTCGGCTACTTCGCGCTGCGCCGCGACAAGTCGGTCTGCTGGTCGCCGTCCGGCAAGGCGGCGGTGCTCTACCGGGTGGTCAACGGGGTGGCGCTGGCCTCCGGTGACCCGATCGGCGACCCCGAGGCCTGGCCGCAGGCGATCGACCGCTGGCGCGAGACCTCCCGCGCGCACGCCTGGGTGCCGGCCGTCACCGGCGCCGGCGAGCAGGCCGGCAACGCCTACCGGCGGACCGGCCTGAAGGCCCTGGAGTTCGGCGACGAGGCGATCGTCGAGGTGGCCGAGTTCAGCCTGGAGGGCCGCTCGATGCGCACCCTGCGCCAGGCCCACAACCGGGTCCGCAAGGCCGGCTACCGCGCGGTGATCCGCCGGCACCGGGACATCCCCGAGGACGAACTGGCCGATCTGGTGCACCTGGCCGACGCCTGGCGGCACGGGCGCACCGAGCGCGGCTTCACCATGGCGCTCGGCCGGCTCGGCGACCCGGCCGACGGCGACTGCCTGATGGCCGAGTGCCGGGACGAGAACGACCGCACCTGCGCGCTGCTCAGCTTCGTCCCCTGGGGCGCGCACGGCCTCTCGCTGGACCTGATGCGCCGGGACCGGGAGTCGGAGAACGGCCTGGTGGAGTTCCTGGTCACCGAGCTGCTGCTGCGGGCCGAGGCGGGCGAGCTGGAGGTCACCCGGGTCTCGCTCAACTTCGCGATGTTCCGCTACGTCTTCGAGGCCGGCGCCAAGCTCGGTGCCGGACCGGTACTGCGGCTGTGCCGGGCGGTGCTGAAGTTCCTCTCCCGCTGGTGGCAGCTGGAGTCGCTGTACCGGGCCAACGCCAAGTACCAGCCCGTCTGGGAGCCGCGCTTCCTGCTCTACGAGAAGCCCTCCGAGCTGCCGGTGATCGCGATCGCCAACGGCCTGGCCGAGGGGTTCCTGGTCCGGCCGCGGCTGCCCAGCGTGCCGTCGCTGCGCCGGGGCGGAGCCCAGTCCGGGGGCAGTGCAACCGATGTACCCGCCCGCGCGTCCGGATTGGCTGAGCGGGTGGAATGA
- a CDS encoding class F sortase: MVVGAWLVQDGTGGSEPPAPSPAEAPSGGAVRPAGLSGTPMAAAAPVRISIPAIGVDAPVTAVALDGEGHLATPPDSERNLAGWYHQGVSPGQRGTALMTGHVDTARGPAVFYGLGALHRGDRIDVARADRTTAWFVVDAVDVYDRTAFPDRQVYGQAPDPQLRLITCGGGYTKGQGYRGNLVVYAHLTGHRRAA; the protein is encoded by the coding sequence ATGGTGGTCGGGGCCTGGCTGGTGCAGGACGGCACCGGGGGCAGCGAGCCGCCGGCCCCCTCGCCCGCCGAGGCGCCGAGCGGCGGCGCGGTCCGCCCGGCCGGCCTCAGCGGCACCCCGATGGCGGCCGCCGCACCGGTGCGGATCAGCATCCCGGCGATCGGTGTGGACGCCCCCGTCACCGCCGTCGCCCTGGACGGCGAGGGCCACCTGGCCACCCCGCCGGACAGCGAGCGCAACCTGGCCGGCTGGTACCACCAGGGCGTCAGCCCCGGCCAGCGCGGCACCGCCCTGATGACCGGTCACGTGGACACCGCTCGCGGCCCCGCCGTCTTCTACGGACTGGGCGCGCTGCACCGCGGCGACCGGATCGACGTGGCCAGGGCCGACCGCACCACCGCCTGGTTCGTGGTCGACGCCGTCGACGTCTACGACCGCACCGCCTTCCCGGACCGCCAGGTCTACGGCCAGGCCCCCGACCCGCAGCTGCGGCTGATCACCTGCGGCGGCGGCTACACCAAGGGCCAGGGCTACCGCGGCAACCTGGTGGTCTACGCGCACCTGACGGGCCATCGGAGGGCGGCATGA
- a CDS encoding alpha/beta hydrolase-fold protein, which translates to MTLAWEGPLDWPITRGALPVLVLVVGLLALLGLAVSSSNHWWSRRLPCAVVLAAAGTVLIRFWVDDWWHPLPEGLPRKVVFWIGIALLGFLLAVFRLPPLRWRGRFAVTGAALLVLLMSSSQVNRQFDQYPTLRVLFAPWLENTPKLSTARAKSTVAVPPGKALSEEWHRPSGLPSKGTLSTTPVPGTKSGFKARDGYVYLPPAYQADPRPLLPVLVLMAGQPGGPADWVNSGGLAGIMDGFAAQHQGLAPIVLVVDQTGSTWGNTLCVDSKMANAQSYLAQDVPDWVHANLQTATGRGAFAIGGLSLGGTCAVQLAVNAPQVYGSFIDMSGQEEPTLGSHGQTLDAAFGGSEAAFNAVDPLHVMARQRFPDTNGAFVAGKSDGEYGPQTQKVYQAAVNAGMKATWTTVPGGHDWNVFRAGLSGQLLWLSQVTGLIR; encoded by the coding sequence ATGACGCTCGCATGGGAAGGGCCGCTGGACTGGCCGATCACCCGGGGCGCGCTCCCGGTGCTGGTGCTCGTCGTCGGGCTGCTCGCGCTGCTGGGCCTGGCGGTCTCGTCCAGCAACCACTGGTGGAGCCGCCGGCTGCCCTGCGCGGTGGTGCTGGCGGCGGCCGGCACGGTGCTGATCCGGTTCTGGGTGGACGACTGGTGGCACCCGCTCCCGGAGGGGCTGCCGCGCAAGGTGGTCTTCTGGATCGGGATCGCGCTGCTCGGCTTCCTGCTGGCGGTCTTCCGCCTGCCGCCGCTGCGCTGGCGCGGCCGGTTCGCCGTCACCGGCGCCGCGCTGCTGGTGCTGCTGATGTCCTCCTCACAGGTCAACCGGCAGTTCGACCAGTACCCGACGCTGCGGGTGCTGTTCGCGCCCTGGCTGGAGAACACCCCGAAACTGAGCACCGCCCGGGCGAAGAGCACGGTGGCGGTGCCGCCGGGCAAGGCGCTCTCCGAGGAGTGGCACCGGCCGTCCGGGCTGCCGAGCAAGGGCACCCTCTCGACCACCCCGGTGCCGGGCACCAAGTCCGGCTTCAAGGCCCGGGACGGCTACGTCTACCTGCCGCCCGCCTACCAGGCCGACCCGCGCCCGCTGCTGCCGGTGCTGGTCCTGATGGCCGGTCAGCCCGGCGGGCCGGCCGACTGGGTCAACTCCGGCGGCCTGGCCGGGATCATGGACGGCTTCGCCGCGCAGCACCAGGGCCTGGCCCCGATCGTGCTGGTGGTCGACCAGACCGGCTCCACCTGGGGCAACACCCTCTGCGTGGACTCGAAGATGGCCAACGCACAGAGCTACCTGGCCCAGGACGTGCCCGACTGGGTGCACGCCAACCTGCAGACCGCCACCGGTCGCGGCGCCTTCGCGATCGGCGGGCTCTCGCTCGGCGGCACCTGCGCGGTCCAGCTGGCCGTCAACGCGCCGCAGGTCTACGGCTCGTTCATCGACATGTCCGGACAGGAGGAGCCCACCCTGGGCAGCCACGGCCAGACCCTCGACGCGGCCTTCGGCGGCAGCGAGGCGGCCTTCAACGCCGTCGACCCGCTGCACGTGATGGCCCGTCAGCGGTTCCCCGACACCAACGGCGCCTTCGTGGCCGGCAAGAGCGACGGGGAGTACGGGCCGCAGACCCAGAAGGTCTACCAGGCCGCGGTCAACGCCGGCATGAAGGCGACCTGGACCACGGTGCCCGGCGGCCACGACTGGAACGTGTTCCGGGCCGGTCTGAGCGGGCAGCTGCTCTGGC